The Thermococcus sp. EP1 sequence CCAAGAAAGGAGATGCCTGGTTCTTCTCATCCCGTAGACTCTGAGATATCTTTGAAGGGTATGATTTTCCTCAAAGAGCCTCATTTCAATTATTCCGTCCACTATTGCCTTGATTATTGTCTCCACTTGGGGTTCTTCCACGCCGGAGTTCATTTCTATTATCCACACCTGTTTGTTCTTGTGAGAAAATGCCTTTAAGTCTTCTAAAAATTTGTATATCTCTTTTTTTTCAGTCTCGAAGAACATGGGGGTTAGAGATGAGATTATTCCTACTGTGAGAGGTTCTTCATTGTGTGGATTATTTAAAAGAATCCTTGTTGTGGTATCTTTAATTATGTCTATTATCTGACTAGTGTCCCTGATATCGGGAATTGCTTCCTCCGTAAAAGAAAATTTAGGACCCCCCCTGATTCTCTGAGTGTATGCATCTAAAAGGTGTAGCCTTTCATTTAAATGTGTAATAAAATTCCACCCGAAATCTAGGGCATTACTTATGAATTCATAACGAGGAATGTCTACAAGGAGGCTGATTACATTGGCTCCGGAAATCAGCTGATTGTATATAAATTGGCTTATAAATGTTGTTTTGCCTGATTTGGGGTCCCCTATGAGGAGAACAACGCTACCTCGCGGAATCCCCCCCATTAATAAGGGGTCAATGATGTTTGTAGGAATCCGTTCAACTTTCTCTTCTAGCTCTGATCTGGCTAGTGGATTGTGGTATGGATTCAATTAAAACTCCCTCCCTTAATAAATCTCTCCACTTGGATAGACCACGACTCCTTTGTTAGTTATTTCGAATGGGTATTTTCTCATTGAATGCCTGGTACCACGCATCTTCCTGACTAATAGGTATCTCTTTAGTTCTATGTTCTTCTCTTGAAGATCAAGAAGCACGACACCTCTAGAAATGTATTCTTCTATTCCATATTTGCTAATTTTACCTCCTTTAGGGTCGGGAGCCTCAGTTGTTAGAAGAGTTGTCACTCCCATCTCAAGGAGGATTGTGTTGAGTTTTAATAAAACTCCTCTAATTTCTCTTTCATCCTGGAGTCTAAATGCTATTGAGGGAATTGAGTCAATGACAAGTCTTTTTGCATTTATTGCTTTAACAACCCGATATATGTATCTTAAAAAGCTGTCGACATTTATAGTGTCCTCTAGTACAAATTTTTCCTCAGAGGGAATACCAGAAATAGAACTAACGCCATCCACTATGGCTATGAGCCCTTGTTTTTCATATTTCTCAAGATCCCATCCAAATTGGCC is a genomic window containing:
- a CDS encoding RAD55 family ATPase, which translates into the protein MNPYHNPLARSELEEKVERIPTNIIDPLLMGGIPRGSVVLLIGDPKSGKTTFISQFIYNQLISGANVISLLVDIPRYEFISNALDFGWNFITHLNERLHLLDAYTQRIRGGPKFSFTEEAIPDIRDTSQIIDIIKDTTTRILLNNPHNEEPLTVGIISSLTPMFFETEKKEIYKFLEDLKAFSHKNKQVWIIEMNSGVEEPQVETIIKAIVDGIIEMRLFEENHTLQRYLRVYGMRRTRHLLSWVPYDITDRGIVLKIE
- a CDS encoding ATPase domain-containing protein; this translates as MTNSFPTKRVKSGIPGFDDLIGGGFPEESTVLITGSTGTGKTTFVAQYIYKGAEEYGEPGVFVTLEERAKDIRREMGQFGWDLEKYEKQGLIAIVDGVSSISGIPSEEKFVLEDTINVDSFLRYIYRVVKAINAKRLVIDSIPSIAFRLQDEREIRGVLLKLNTILLEMGVTTLLTTEAPDPKGGKISKYGIEEYISRGVVLLDLQEKNIELKRYLLVRKMRGTRHSMRKYPFEITNKGVVVYPSGEIY